The region ATGAAGCTGCCGATGCGGTGGAGAATGGAGCGATCGAGCTAGACGTGGTAATTAATATCGGCTGGTTGAAGGAAGGCAGAACTAATGACGTACATCGTGAGATTGCTGAAATTCGAGAAGAGACCGGGCAAACCGTCAAGGCAATTCTGGAAATGGCATTACTGACGGAGGCTGAAAAGAAACTGGCGGCTGAAATTTGTATGGATGCAGGGGCTGCTTTTTTGAAAACCAGCACAGGCTTGTATGGTGGGGCAACAGTGGCGGATGTGCGTCTGTTGAAAGAACTTGCTCGCGATCGCGTAGAAATTAAAGCTTCCGGTGGAATCCGCACGGTGGAACAAGCCCTAGAGTTAATTGTGGCGGGTGCTACTCGAATTGGCACCTCACGCGGTCCCGATTTAGTACGTCAACAAGCTAGCCTAGAAGAAGCATGAGCCGCACTTACAAAGCCACTGGAATTACCCTTAGAAGTATGCCGATGGGTGAAGCCGATCGGTTATTGACCATTTTGACGCGGGAACATGGGCTGGTTCAGGTAGTAGCGATGGGTGCCCGCAAACACAGTTCCAGCTTATCGGGACGGAGCAGATTGTTTGTATTGAATCACCTGCTAATTGCCAAGGGGCGATCGCTAGATAAACTGGCTCAAGCAGAAACTGTGGAATCTTATCCAGGACTGTCTCAAGACCTGAAAAAGTTGACAGCCAGCCAGTATCTTGCCGAATTGTGCTTATGTCAGGCAGTGAGAGACCAACCACAAGAGGAGCTATTTGGGCTAATAAATCAACAGTTCAAACGCCTGGAGCGATCGCCATCAGAACTGGTTTTGCCTTATCTAGTTGATGCCGTTTTTCAACTGTTAGTGTTGGAAGGTGTAGCTCCTCAAGTATATCGCTGCTGTATGACACAAACACCGATACTGCCCAATCTAGAAACTCTTAGTTGGCGAGTTGGGTTTAGTATCCCAGCTGGTGGAGTGGTCACCCTGGAAGCATTACAGCAACTTCAGCAGCACAAACCTATGCCCACTCCTAAGTCTGCTCAGGTGCTAGCAACAAGAGAAGCCTCGACCAGTTATTACAGTTCTGGTTCTGGTCAACGCACTGCTCACCTGCACCAACAGATATCAGCCATAGAACTGGCAGTGTTACAAGCGATCGCTCAATCAGAACCTCCTCCATCTATGCACTTATCACTAGCTGATTTTGTGAATTTTTCCACCTGCCATGAAGATTGGCTCTCAGTTGAACGATTGTTGCGCCAGTATGCACAGTATCATTTTGATCAACCGATTCGTTCTGCGGCTTTAATCGATACCTGTTTCCTCAGTTCGCCTACTGTTTCTGGAACGCCTGAGTCATGATGCAACTGCCAAAGCCAAACTTGGAAGCGATGCTGATGTCATCGATCAACTCTGCAGACTCAGAGGAACAGCTCAGGTCTTTAACTTCTGGCGATCAACCTGCTGCGGATTCCAACCCCCCCCGATCTTTGATACAATCCGCAACAGACCAGTCGGATATCTGCAACAGAATGGAAAAACCCATACTGTCGCACGATAGCCATAGACGTAACGAGGAGAACGCTCTGCCCATGTTCCGTTCCGAGGAAGAAGCGTTTGAAGTGAATGAGGAGTTTTCGAGTTCTGCTTTGGCAGCGTCTCTTCAAGTCCGAACGGGCTTAGGGAATTCCTCTCAGTTATTGTTTCCAGATTCATCCATCAACGGCGGGGGTGATCTGGAGCCGGAACGCGGATTTTTGCCAGTCCTCAGAAATCGTAACTTTCTGGTCCTTTGGAGTGGGCAAGTTTTTTCTCAACTTGCGGACAAAGTTTACCTGGTATTGATGATCGCGCTGATTGCAACCCGCTTTCAGGCAGAAGACCAAACCATCAGTGGGTGGGTCTCTTCGATTATGATTGCGTTTACCATTCCAGCTGTGTTGTTTGGCTCGATCGCTGGCGTTTATGTAGACCGCTGGTTTAAGAAAACTGTTCTAGTCGTTACGAACCTGTTGCGCGGCGGATTTGTATTTTTGTTACCATTTCTGCTCTGGCTTACCAAAGGTTGGGCCCCCTGGTCGGGTTTGCCTGTTGGTTTTTACATCCTGTTAGGAATCACCTTTCTGGTTTCCACTCTGACTCAGTTTTTTGCCCCAGCCGAGCAATCAGCTATCCCACTAGTGGTTGAGAAGCGTCACCTGCTGTCTGCCAATTCGCTCTACACCACAACCATGATGGCATCGGTGATTATTGGCTTTGCTGTGGGCGAGCCGCTGCTGGCGGTGGCTGATATGATCACCGCTAAGTTAGGCTTAACTGCCGTGGGACTAGGGAAGGAAATCGTAGTTGCCAGTGGTTACGCGATCGCAGGCTTAATTCTCCTCTTACTCAGAATTAACGAAAAGAATCGAAATGGGGGTTCCACTACTAATTCTTCAGACAGTAATTCATTACACAATAGCAGAGCTACAGAAGAGCAACCCCATGTATTAGAAGACATTCGGGACGGGCTGAAGTACCTGGGTCAGCAGCATCGGGTTCGGAGTGCCATGATTCAACTGGTGATCTTATTCTCGGTGTTTGCGGCATTGGCAGTGCTTTCAGTTCGCTTGGCAGAAGTAATCCCAGAAATCAAATCTTCTCAGTTTGGTTTTTTACTGGCAGCGGGTGGCGTTGGCATGGCGATCGGGGCAGCATTCGTTGGTCAATTCGGGCAACGTTTTCGTCATGCTCAGCTCAGTCTTTATGGCTCTCTAGGAATGGCAAGTTCCCTCTTCGGGTTATCGGTCTTCTCCCATCATTTGTTGCCTGCCTTACTCCTGATTACCTTTCTCGGTAGTTTCTCAGCTGTTGTGGGAGTACCAATGCAAACCACGATTCAAGAAGAAACGCCTGAAGATATGCGTGGTAAAGTATTTGGTCTACAAAACAATGCCATCAATATTGCCCTGAGCTTGCCTCTGGCATTGGCTGGCGTTGCTGAAACCCTTTTTGGTTTGCGGGCAGTTTTTTTGGGGCTAGCAGCAATGACTGTCGCAGGAGGTGTCTTAACGTGGTACATTTCTCGCACAGGCTTAACAAAGCGTTAGAATCCTACGAACAGATTCAAAATTCTTCAAAGTAGTGCTAAAGTGTTGAGCCGTTAACCCGTCCTTTGTGGCAAACCGAATGCACATTGCTTGGCTTGGAAAAAAATCCCCTTTTTGTGGCAACGTTACATACAGCCGGGAGGTAACCACTGCCCTGCAAGAACTTGGGCATCAGGTTAGCTTTTTCCATTTTGCTCAAGATGAACCTGCTCCTGACCACTGGCCCGAGGTACCTGAGGGACATGAAACGGTTCAAGAAATTTCAATTCCCTACCTGCTGAAGTATCAGATTTACACAATTCCCACGTTGCAATCTCGTAAGGTTCTCACCCAGGCGTTGCAAGAACTGCGTCCAGATATTGTTCATGCATCGTTGACCCTTTCTCCGTTAGATTTTGCCTTGCCCGAAATCTGCGAAGACTTAAACATCCCACTGGTTGCTACATTTCATCCCGCTTTCGATCGCGAACAGCGTAACCTCAGTGCTCGGACTCAGTATTTGAGTTATCAACTCTATGCACCCTGGTTAGCAAAATACGATCGCATCATCGTTTTTTCTCGCTTGCAGCGGCGGTTATTGATTCGGCTCGGGGTCCCTCCAG is a window of Leptolyngbyaceae cyanobacterium JSC-12 DNA encoding:
- a CDS encoding deoxyribose-phosphate aldolase (IMG reference gene:2510095569~PFAM: DeoC/LacD family aldolase~TIGRFAM: deoxyribose-phosphate aldolase) — encoded protein: MAYSEIDIAPFVDHALLVPTATTAQVEQWCEEADRFHFAAVCVHPCHVRQAVNLLHNKRPKVCTVVGFPYGATTSAVKLYEAADAVENGAIELDVVINIGWLKEGRTNDVHREIAEIREETGQTVKAILEMALLTEAEKKLAAEICMDAGAAFLKTSTGLYGGATVADVRLLKELARDRVEIKASGGIRTVEQALELIVAGATRIGTSRGPDLVRQQASLEEA
- a CDS encoding DNA replication and repair protein RecO (IMG reference gene:2510095570~PFAM: Recombination protein O C terminal; Recombination protein O N terminal~TIGRFAM: DNA repair protein RecO) yields the protein MSRTYKATGITLRSMPMGEADRLLTILTREHGLVQVVAMGARKHSSSLSGRSRLFVLNHLLIAKGRSLDKLAQAETVESYPGLSQDLKKLTASQYLAELCLCQAVRDQPQEELFGLINQQFKRLERSPSELVLPYLVDAVFQLLVLEGVAPQVYRCCMTQTPILPNLETLSWRVGFSIPAGGVVTLEALQQLQQHKPMPTPKSAQVLATREASTSYYSSGSGQRTAHLHQQISAIELAVLQAIAQSEPPPSMHLSLADFVNFSTCHEDWLSVERLLRQYAQYHFDQPIRSAALIDTCFLSSPTVSGTPES
- a CDS encoding arabinose efflux permease family protein (IMG reference gene:2510095571~PFAM: Major Facilitator Superfamily; Bacterial protein of unknown function (DUF894)) encodes the protein MFRSEEEAFEVNEEFSSSALAASLQVRTGLGNSSQLLFPDSSINGGGDLEPERGFLPVLRNRNFLVLWSGQVFSQLADKVYLVLMIALIATRFQAEDQTISGWVSSIMIAFTIPAVLFGSIAGVYVDRWFKKTVLVVTNLLRGGFVFLLPFLLWLTKGWAPWSGLPVGFYILLGITFLVSTLTQFFAPAEQSAIPLVVEKRHLLSANSLYTTTMMASVIIGFAVGEPLLAVADMITAKLGLTAVGLGKEIVVASGYAIAGLILLLLRINEKNRNGGSTTNSSDSNSLHNSRATEEQPHVLEDIRDGLKYLGQQHRVRSAMIQLVILFSVFAALAVLSVRLAEVIPEIKSSQFGFLLAAGGVGMAIGAAFVGQFGQRFRHAQLSLYGSLGMASSLFGLSVFSHHLLPALLLITFLGSFSAVVGVPMQTTIQEETPEDMRGKVFGLQNNAINIALSLPLALAGVAETLFGLRAVFLGLAAMTVAGGVLTWYISRTGLTKR